Proteins found in one Clostridia bacterium genomic segment:
- a CDS encoding class I SAM-dependent methyltransferase has translation MDKEIIKKDFDKIAKLEESKWNHNHHYHEYLLRHLPPGCKTVLDIGCGSGEFTRALAGRADEVVGIDFSTEMISKARSLSREYKNITYINGDVLEYNFTGNKFDSIVSIATVHHLPLKWVLETSRNVLNTGGTLIILDLYKQVSIPEFLLSGLAIPFNLLFMLTKRGSIRVSEEERKAWEEHGKHEDYMSIEEIRNTCKEIMPDAVVKRHLFWRYSLIWKNGERKV, from the coding sequence TTGGATAAGGAAATTATTAAAAAGGATTTTGATAAAATAGCAAAACTTGAAGAAAGCAAATGGAACCATAATCATCATTACCATGAATATCTTTTACGTCATTTACCACCCGGGTGTAAAACTGTTCTTGATATAGGATGTGGGTCAGGGGAGTTTACAAGAGCACTTGCAGGTAGGGCTGATGAAGTTGTTGGGATAGATTTTTCTACAGAAATGATAAGCAAGGCTAGAAGCCTTTCAAGAGAATATAAAAATATTACATATATAAATGGTGATGTATTGGAATATAACTTTACCGGGAATAAGTTTGATTCAATAGTTTCTATAGCAACAGTGCACCATCTGCCGTTGAAGTGGGTACTGGAAACATCCAGGAATGTATTGAATACAGGAGGGACACTGATAATTCTTGACTTGTACAAACAGGTGTCTATACCGGAATTTTTACTCTCTGGGTTGGCAATTCCTTTTAATCTTTTGTTTATGTTGACTAAAAGAGGTAGTATAAGGGTATCGGAAGAGGAAAGAAAAGCATGGGAAGAACATGGGAAACACGAAGATTATATGTCAATAGAGGAGATTAGAAACACCTGTAAAGAAATAATGCCTGACGCTGTTGTTAAAAGACATCTTTTTTGGCGATATTCACTTATATGGAAGAATGGAGAGAGAAAAGTATAA
- a CDS encoding HD domain-containing protein: MQGERLEKQIKFIIEIDKLKQIYRKTKLMDGSRRENDAEHSWHLAVMAILLSEHSNDNGIDILRVIKMVLVHDLVEIDAGDTYCYDEKGNIGKYERECSAADRLFGMLPEDQTKEFRDLWEEFEKGHTPESRFANALDRFQPMLHNYITKGEIWRENGITSEKVLIRNEPVRRGSPILWEYAVKFINESIEKGYLKK; this comes from the coding sequence ATGCAAGGTGAAAGGTTGGAAAAGCAAATCAAATTTATTATCGAGATTGATAAGCTGAAACAAATTTATAGAAAAACAAAATTAATGGATGGTTCCAGAAGGGAAAATGATGCGGAACACTCATGGCATCTGGCCGTTATGGCAATACTGCTTTCAGAACATTCAAATGATAATGGAATTGATATACTGCGAGTAATAAAAATGGTTCTAGTACACGACCTTGTTGAAATTGATGCAGGGGATACATACTGTTATGACGAAAAAGGCAATATTGGGAAATATGAAAGGGAATGCAGCGCAGCAGACAGACTATTCGGTATGCTACCTGAAGATCAGACAAAGGAATTCCGTGATCTATGGGAGGAGTTTGAGAAGGGCCACACACCTGAGTCCAGATTTGCCAATGCACTTGATCGTTTCCAGCCTATGCTTCACAACTATATCACCAAAGGTGAGATATGGAGAGAAAACGGCATAACCAGTGAAAAAGTATTAATAAGAAATGAACCTGTTAGAAGGGGATCACCGATACTTTGGGAATATGCGGTAAAATTCATAAATGAGTCGATTGAAAAAGGATATCTGAAGAAATAA
- the recJ gene encoding single-stranded-DNA-specific exonuclease RecJ, with protein MLEDNMRSKEKVWINHGIGEEEIGRIARESGISDFLAKILLSRGMDNADKIKKFIKPSISDIYDPFLLEDMEIAVKRIKRAISDNEKTVVYGDYDVDGITSTSVLINFLSRFFPNVDYYIPDRIHEGYGLSFGAIDKIRQTGASLIISVDCGITAIEEVKYINECGIDIIITDHHECKDVLPDAYAVISPCRPDTAYPYKELAGVGVVYKLVTALCMEMGLGETYNEYLDLVTLGTIADVVPLLDENRAIVKYGLPYVEKTHNIGLRVLMENCGLKDKVITSWVVSFVLAPRINAAGRVGNAGRAVQLLTTSDRDKALEIVTQLSEDNRFRQETEQEIFQQAVNIIENKPDMIKDKVLVIEGQGWHQGVIGIVASRITERYYRPCILISYQDGMGKGSGRSVEGFDLFKALNHCGDLLDKYGGHELAAGLSLAMDKAALFKERINSYAESVLGGQDLLPKIKIDVHINKDDISMSNIKELEMLAPFGAANPGPVFEYDCLRINDIRNVGDGKHIKLLLEDNGLYVDAIGFGMGCMLDCYNKSEFIDVACTLEINSWNSIEKIQLNLKDMRHNREMVMEDVFFYSLDKCLKRDFLYNLLNHKHVKYTKNEVFDEDIMIHEILTEAESGKRIAVLVNSLDGAKNIEKKLRKYTTGIKKPYIICYTSFKHIDGQKDNHKYGENIFVVINPNTDEIELSALDRVIFYGDWINPLYLNSLLNKAERSKILFIESKKDKVIEYGNIVPDRKDLVAVYQYIKANCKDRTMEDNIFKLAKKISGSYKINMNYFKLKKCIEIFEELMLLKKTYINESNIVVEVKETGREKTNIEKSLLYRSLQALKVI; from the coding sequence ATGCTAGAAGATAACATGCGGTCTAAAGAAAAAGTCTGGATCAATCATGGCATAGGGGAAGAGGAAATCGGAAGAATTGCAAGGGAGTCAGGCATATCGGATTTCCTAGCTAAAATACTGTTAAGCCGTGGAATGGACAATGCTGATAAAATAAAAAAATTCATTAAGCCATCAATATCCGACATATATGACCCTTTCCTGCTGGAGGATATGGAAATAGCTGTTAAAAGGATAAAGCGTGCAATCAGTGACAATGAAAAAACTGTAGTATATGGTGATTATGACGTAGATGGAATAACCAGTACGTCGGTGTTGATAAACTTTCTTTCAAGATTTTTTCCGAATGTTGATTATTATATCCCTGATAGGATACATGAGGGTTATGGGCTTTCTTTCGGAGCAATTGATAAAATCAGGCAGACAGGGGCAAGTCTTATTATATCTGTAGATTGTGGAATTACTGCTATTGAAGAAGTCAAATATATAAATGAATGTGGAATTGACATAATCATAACCGACCATCACGAATGCAAAGATGTTTTACCTGACGCATATGCTGTCATAAGTCCCTGCAGGCCTGATACCGCCTACCCTTATAAGGAGCTTGCCGGGGTGGGAGTGGTATATAAACTGGTTACTGCATTGTGTATGGAGATGGGGCTTGGTGAAACATACAATGAATATCTGGATTTAGTTACACTTGGTACTATAGCAGACGTTGTGCCTTTGTTGGATGAAAACAGGGCTATAGTAAAGTATGGTTTGCCTTATGTGGAAAAAACTCACAATATAGGTCTTAGAGTGCTTATGGAGAACTGTGGGCTGAAGGACAAGGTCATTACTTCTTGGGTGGTAAGCTTTGTATTGGCACCAAGGATAAATGCTGCGGGAAGGGTGGGAAATGCAGGAAGGGCAGTACAGCTGCTTACAACTTCAGATAGGGATAAAGCCTTGGAAATAGTAACACAACTAAGTGAAGATAACAGATTCAGGCAGGAAACAGAACAGGAAATATTTCAGCAGGCTGTCAACATAATCGAAAATAAACCAGATATGATTAAAGACAAGGTTCTGGTGATAGAAGGACAAGGCTGGCACCAGGGTGTAATCGGGATTGTGGCTTCCAGAATCACAGAGAGGTATTACAGGCCGTGTATTCTGATTTCCTATCAAGATGGTATGGGCAAGGGTTCCGGCAGAAGCGTAGAAGGCTTTGACCTTTTTAAAGCACTTAACCATTGCGGGGACTTGCTGGACAAGTATGGGGGGCATGAGCTTGCAGCAGGTCTGTCATTGGCTATGGATAAGGCTGCTTTATTCAAAGAAAGAATCAACAGCTATGCCGAATCTGTATTGGGTGGGCAGGATTTGCTGCCAAAGATTAAGATTGATGTGCATATAAATAAGGATGATATATCTATGTCAAATATTAAGGAGCTTGAAATGCTGGCTCCATTTGGGGCAGCTAATCCGGGACCGGTGTTTGAATACGACTGCCTCAGGATTAATGATATCAGAAATGTAGGTGACGGAAAACATATTAAGCTGCTGCTGGAGGATAATGGTCTGTATGTCGATGCCATAGGATTCGGTATGGGTTGCATGCTGGACTGCTATAACAAAAGTGAATTTATTGATGTGGCTTGCACGTTGGAAATCAATTCTTGGAATTCAATTGAGAAGATACAACTGAACCTCAAGGATATGAGACACAACCGCGAAATGGTTATGGAAGATGTCTTTTTTTATAGTTTGGATAAATGTTTGAAGCGTGATTTTTTGTATAACCTATTAAACCATAAGCATGTCAAATATACAAAGAATGAAGTCTTTGATGAAGATATAATGATACATGAGATTTTGACAGAGGCTGAAAGTGGAAAAAGAATCGCAGTACTTGTAAATTCTTTGGATGGTGCAAAGAATATTGAAAAAAAACTGAGAAAATACACAACAGGTATTAAAAAACCTTATATAATCTGCTATACTAGTTTTAAGCATATTGATGGGCAAAAAGACAATCATAAATATGGAGAGAATATTTTTGTAGTAATAAATCCGAATACTGATGAGATAGAATTGTCTGCATTAGACAGAGTAATATTTTATGGAGACTGGATAAATCCGCTGTATCTAAACAGCTTGCTGAATAAAGCTGAAAGAAGTAAGATTCTTTTCATTGAAAGCAAGAAGGACAAAGTCATAGAATACGGTAATATTGTTCCGGACAGGAAAGATCTTGTTGCAGTATATCAGTATATTAAAGCAAACTGCAAAGACAGGACAATGGAAGATAATATTTTTAAGCTGGCAAAAAAAATTTCCGGCAGTTATAAGATAAATATGAACTATTTCAAACTGAAAAAATGTATAGAAATATTCGAAGAATTAATGCTTCTAAAAAAAACATACATCAATGAAAGTAACATAGTGGTTGAAGTTAAAGAAACAGGCAGGGAAAAGACCAATATTGAAAAATCATTACTATATAGGAGTTTGCAGGCTTTAAAAGTAATCTGA
- a CDS encoding adenine phosphoribosyltransferase, which produces MNLKSKLRHVVDFPKEGIDFVDITTVLQDAEAFKQSLDEMAKRIEGFGDFDIIIGPESRGFVFGSPLAYMLGKGFVPIRKKGKLPYKTIRVEYQLEYGTDVLEMHEDAVKPGQRVVIVDDLLATGGTTEANIKLVEKLGGVVAGLVFFIELDFLKGRDRLKGFNIESIVNF; this is translated from the coding sequence ATGAATTTAAAATCTAAACTAAGGCACGTAGTGGATTTTCCTAAGGAAGGTATCGATTTTGTTGATATTACGACTGTACTTCAAGATGCTGAAGCATTTAAACAATCCTTGGATGAAATGGCAAAAAGGATAGAAGGTTTTGGGGACTTCGATATTATAATAGGTCCTGAGTCAAGAGGCTTTGTTTTTGGCTCGCCTCTGGCATATATGCTGGGTAAGGGCTTTGTTCCGATCAGGAAAAAAGGTAAGCTGCCATACAAGACTATAAGGGTTGAATATCAGCTGGAGTATGGGACTGATGTGCTGGAAATGCATGAAGATGCTGTTAAGCCCGGACAAAGAGTAGTTATAGTTGATGACTTGCTGGCAACGGGTGGAACTACTGAAGCCAATATAAAACTGGTAGAAAAGCTTGGGGGAGTTGTAGCTGGTCTGGTGTTCTTCATAGAACTTGATTTTCTAAAAGGAAGAGACAGACTAAAAGGTTTTAATATAGAATCAATTGTAAATTTCTAA
- a CDS encoding bifunctional (p)ppGpp synthetase/guanosine-3',5'-bis(diphosphate) 3'-pyrophosphohydrolase yields MPDGYSRLIEKIKKYNPNCDFTLVEKAYNVSKKAHDGQQRVSGDPYIIHPIEVACILAELELDCTSIVAAILHDTIEDTTCTCEQLKEGFGEEIATLVDGVTKLGQIPYTTKEEQQVENLRKMFLAMAKDIRVIMIKLADRLHNMRTLKYMAPDKQVEKAKETLEIYAPLAHRLGISKIKWELEDICLRYIDPKGYYDLVDKIAKKRKEREAYISQIMETLKIKTRELKIEEPHIDGRPKHFYSIYKKMNDQNKTLEQIYDLFAVRVIVNSVKDCYAVLGLVHELFKPMPGRFKDYIAMPKPNLYQSLHTTLIGPEGLPFEVQIRTWDMHRIAEVGIAAHWKYKEGHSGSSDADNKLSWLRQLLEWQKDMRDAKEFMETLKIDLFTDEVFVFTPKGDVQSLPVGSTPIDFAYSIHSAIGNKMMGAKINGRMVQLDYELKNGDIIEILTSPNVHGPSRDWLKKVKSSQARNKINQWFKKENREENTTRGKEIVEKELKKQGFTYNQLFKTEWVETVLKKYNFNTLDDMYAGVGYGALTANKIITRLKEEYRKTLKPEELEEMALEQLTQQRGEKDRKKKTIPESGIVVKGIDNCLVRLSRCCNPVPGDQIVGYITRGRGVSVHRKDCTNVNDNIDGDNRLIEVSWYSANNNIAYKVDITIMANDRTALLMEVTNVIGESKIPLKAINARTTKEQIAVMNLTLEITDTEQLEKIIKKLKKIDSVFEVTRNKQ; encoded by the coding sequence ATGCCAGATGGTTATAGCCGGCTGATTGAAAAAATAAAAAAATATAATCCAAACTGCGATTTTACTTTGGTAGAAAAAGCCTATAACGTCTCAAAAAAGGCTCATGACGGGCAGCAGAGGGTTTCGGGAGACCCCTATATAATACATCCGATAGAGGTTGCATGTATTTTAGCAGAACTTGAGCTGGACTGTACGTCTATAGTCGCGGCTATTTTACATGATACTATAGAGGATACGACGTGTACATGTGAACAGCTGAAGGAGGGCTTCGGTGAAGAGATAGCTACTCTCGTAGACGGCGTAACCAAACTGGGACAAATTCCATATACCACTAAGGAAGAGCAGCAGGTGGAAAATTTGCGTAAAATGTTTCTGGCTATGGCAAAGGATATCAGGGTAATAATGATAAAGCTTGCCGACAGACTGCACAATATGCGTACTCTTAAGTATATGGCACCGGATAAGCAGGTTGAAAAGGCAAAGGAAACACTGGAGATTTATGCTCCTCTTGCACATAGACTTGGTATATCGAAAATAAAATGGGAACTTGAGGATATATGTTTAAGATATATCGATCCTAAAGGTTATTATGACCTTGTTGACAAGATCGCAAAAAAGAGGAAGGAAAGAGAAGCGTATATCAGTCAAATAATGGAGACGCTTAAGATCAAGACACGGGAACTAAAAATTGAAGAACCTCATATAGATGGACGACCTAAGCATTTTTACAGCATATACAAAAAAATGAATGATCAGAATAAGACACTGGAGCAAATATATGACTTGTTTGCAGTGAGGGTGATAGTAAATTCCGTAAAGGATTGCTACGCTGTTCTCGGTCTTGTACACGAGCTATTCAAGCCTATGCCCGGAAGGTTTAAGGACTATATTGCCATGCCGAAACCGAATTTGTATCAGTCTCTACACACAACTCTTATCGGTCCTGAAGGATTGCCTTTTGAAGTACAGATAAGAACCTGGGATATGCACAGGATTGCAGAAGTCGGTATTGCTGCACATTGGAAGTATAAAGAAGGACATTCGGGAAGTAGTGACGCTGATAATAAATTATCCTGGCTGAGACAACTACTTGAGTGGCAGAAAGACATGCGGGATGCAAAAGAGTTTATGGAAACTCTCAAGATAGATCTTTTTACCGATGAGGTTTTTGTTTTTACTCCCAAAGGTGATGTCCAAAGTTTGCCTGTGGGCTCCACGCCAATTGATTTTGCATATTCCATACACAGTGCGATTGGCAATAAAATGATGGGAGCAAAAATAAACGGCAGGATGGTTCAGCTTGATTACGAGTTAAAGAATGGAGATATTATAGAAATACTTACATCGCCAAATGTACATGGACCGAGTCGTGACTGGCTTAAGAAAGTTAAGAGTTCTCAGGCAAGAAACAAGATAAATCAATGGTTTAAAAAAGAAAACAGAGAAGAGAATACTACAAGGGGTAAGGAAATTGTTGAAAAAGAACTCAAAAAACAAGGATTTACCTATAACCAGTTATTTAAAACTGAGTGGGTAGAAACAGTTCTGAAAAAATATAATTTCAATACCCTTGACGATATGTATGCCGGTGTAGGTTATGGTGCGCTTACTGCGAATAAAATCATTACAAGGCTCAAGGAAGAGTATAGAAAAACCCTTAAGCCGGAAGAACTGGAAGAGATGGCACTCGAGCAGCTGACACAGCAAAGAGGGGAAAAGGACAGAAAGAAAAAGACGATTCCGGAAAGCGGTATTGTAGTAAAAGGTATAGATAACTGTCTTGTGAGGCTTTCAAGGTGCTGCAATCCTGTTCCAGGAGACCAGATAGTAGGATATATTACCAGAGGCAGGGGGGTTTCTGTCCATAGGAAAGACTGTACCAATGTTAATGACAATATAGATGGTGATAACCGTTTGATTGAGGTAAGCTGGTATTCGGCCAACAACAACATTGCGTATAAAGTTGACATAACAATTATGGCCAATGACAGGACTGCATTACTGATGGAGGTAACAAACGTCATCGGGGAATCAAAAATACCGCTGAAAGCAATAAATGCAAGGACTACAAAGGAACAGATAGCTGTTATGAATCTTACTCTTGAGATTACTGATACGGAACAGCTGGAGAAGATAATTAAGAAGCTGAAGAAAATAGATAGTGTATTTGAAGTAACAAGAAATAAACAATAA
- the dtd gene encoding D-aminoacyl-tRNA deacylase: MRAVVQRVTHSKVTVDGYVTGEINNGLAVLLGVGQQDTEKDIQYLAEKIVNLRIFEDENGKMNLSLLDTGGSLMIVSQFTLYGDCRKGKRPGYDKAARPEVAEEIYNRFVDYCRNMEIRVETGKFQAMMMVEIHNNGPVTLLLDSKKEF; this comes from the coding sequence TTGAGAGCTGTAGTACAGAGAGTCACCCACTCTAAAGTCACCGTTGACGGATATGTGACAGGAGAGATAAATAACGGACTTGCTGTCTTGCTGGGTGTGGGACAGCAGGATACGGAAAAGGATATCCAATACCTGGCAGAGAAAATTGTTAACTTAAGGATATTTGAGGATGAAAATGGTAAAATGAATCTATCGCTTCTGGATACCGGCGGGTCACTTATGATAGTATCACAGTTTACTTTATACGGAGACTGCAGGAAAGGAAAGAGACCCGGATACGATAAAGCTGCAAGGCCGGAAGTGGCGGAGGAAATCTACAATAGATTTGTTGATTACTGCAGGAATATGGAAATAAGGGTAGAAACGGGAAAGTTTCAGGCAATGATGATGGTGGAGATACATAATAACGGCCCTGTTACTTTACTGCTAGACAGCAAGAAAGAGTTCTGA
- a CDS encoding MBL fold metallo-hydrolase → MVIKCLPTGMFGSNCYIIGDKGECALIDAGVESSEVQTAVAELGLKIKYIILTHVHIDHICFADKIKESTDAGLLAHQDDAPALTDPVFNGSAMFGRAKSFGNADMLLKDGDIIEIGSLQLEVIHTPGHTPGGICIKAGNCLFTGDTLFKTSIGRTDFRNGSMEDIMKSIKDKLMKLGDEIIVYPGHGEATSIGFERKYNPFLRI, encoded by the coding sequence ATGGTTATTAAATGTTTACCGACCGGGATGTTCGGTTCAAATTGCTATATTATTGGTGACAAGGGTGAATGTGCCTTGATAGATGCAGGTGTGGAAAGCTCTGAGGTGCAAACGGCTGTAGCAGAACTTGGTTTAAAAATCAAGTACATAATACTGACACACGTACACATAGATCATATATGTTTTGCCGATAAGATAAAGGAGAGTACTGATGCCGGGCTGTTAGCTCACCAGGATGATGCTCCCGCATTAACAGATCCTGTTTTTAACGGATCTGCAATGTTTGGCAGAGCAAAATCCTTCGGTAATGCAGACATGCTTTTAAAAGATGGGGACATAATAGAAATAGGCAGCCTGCAGCTTGAGGTTATACATACTCCGGGCCATACACCGGGAGGCATATGCATAAAAGCAGGAAACTGCTTGTTTACAGGAGATACTTTGTTTAAAACCTCCATAGGAAGGACAGATTTCAGAAACGGTAGTATGGAAGATATAATGAAGTCCATTAAGGACAAGCTTATGAAGCTTGGGGATGAAATCATAGTTTATCCCGGTCATGGTGAAGCAACCAGTATAGGGTTTGAAAGAAAATATAATCCGTTTTTAAGAATTTGA
- the hemZ gene encoding coproporphyrinogen dehydrogenase HemZ: MIYVKLEGHNYRYEIENIIRIFYNNEDITFVEQTLQPPENNGGIFLFSGIVRKEMHEVLKSYIYAGSDYKAAEMSVTECIGAVPDLSPEKAIKKGLQRQLFILLQEKTRMVPPWGMLTGIRPAKLVHEMLERNLDNASIMKRLQQYYMVSPEKSALLYSVTQAEKSILEKSRKNSIGIYIGMPFCPSRCLYCSFTSNPISRYKKSVEAYIDALKVEIDGVSKIIKDRDFEIESVYFGGGTPTSIDSNSLKLLLEYIDNSFDLSNIREYTIEAGRPDSINSEKLEIIKNSRADRISINPQTMNDETLRSIGRNHTAEDIVSAFNLARNIGFCNINMDIIIGLPGENEKMFENTLERLEILGPESLTVHTMAVKRASRLKEENRQYSLTNGNVAAEMVGMAQKYSERMGMHPYYLYRQKNMLGNLENVGYCKPGYESLYNVQIMEEKQTIIALGAGAITKVVYSNENRLERAFNVKSVEEYVNRVDEMLERKRTLLY, translated from the coding sequence ATGATATACGTTAAGCTTGAAGGACACAACTACAGATATGAAATAGAAAACATAATAAGAATTTTTTACAACAATGAAGATATAACATTTGTAGAACAAACATTGCAACCTCCGGAAAACAACGGGGGGATTTTTCTGTTCAGTGGTATTGTTAGGAAAGAAATGCACGAAGTATTAAAAAGTTATATATATGCAGGTAGTGATTATAAAGCTGCTGAGATGAGTGTGACTGAATGTATCGGAGCAGTTCCGGATCTGAGTCCGGAAAAAGCAATAAAAAAAGGGCTTCAACGTCAGTTGTTTATCCTGTTACAGGAAAAAACCAGGATGGTGCCGCCGTGGGGAATGCTTACAGGGATAAGACCGGCTAAGCTGGTCCACGAGATGCTGGAAAGGAATCTGGATAACGCTTCGATAATGAAAAGACTTCAGCAGTATTATATGGTATCCCCGGAAAAATCTGCGTTATTGTACAGTGTGACACAAGCAGAAAAGAGTATACTTGAAAAATCAAGAAAAAACAGTATAGGTATTTACATAGGTATGCCATTTTGTCCTTCAAGATGCCTCTATTGCTCTTTTACGTCAAACCCTATAAGCAGATACAAAAAAAGTGTAGAGGCATATATTGACGCTCTGAAGGTGGAAATTGACGGTGTAAGCAAAATAATCAAGGATAGGGATTTTGAAATTGAAAGTGTTTATTTTGGTGGAGGTACTCCTACATCGATTGACAGTAATTCTCTTAAATTATTATTGGAGTATATCGATAACAGCTTCGATCTGAGTAATATTAGAGAATACACAATCGAGGCAGGTCGTCCTGATTCGATAAACAGTGAGAAACTTGAAATCATAAAAAACAGTAGAGCAGACAGGATAAGTATTAACCCGCAGACGATGAATGATGAAACCTTGAGATCGATAGGACGGAACCATACGGCTGAAGACATTGTCAGTGCTTTCAACCTGGCACGGAATATAGGGTTCTGCAATATAAATATGGATATTATCATAGGTTTACCCGGTGAAAATGAAAAGATGTTTGAAAACACGCTTGAGAGGTTGGAAATACTAGGACCGGAAAGTCTTACGGTCCATACGATGGCTGTCAAGAGGGCATCCAGGTTAAAGGAAGAAAATCGTCAGTATAGTTTGACAAATGGCAATGTAGCTGCTGAGATGGTTGGAATGGCACAGAAATACTCTGAGAGAATGGGGATGCATCCATATTATCTGTACAGACAGAAGAATATGCTGGGGAATCTTGAAAATGTAGGTTATTGCAAGCCAGGATACGAAAGCCTTTATAATGTTCAGATAATGGAGGAAAAGCAGACTATAATCGCTTTAGGCGCCGGAGCAATAACAAAAGTTGTTTATAGTAATGAAAACAGGCTTGAACGGGCCTTTAATGTAAAAAGTGTAGAGGAATATGTAAACAGGGTGGATGAGATGCTTGAAAGGAAGAGAACACTTCTGTATTAA
- a CDS encoding VOC family protein encodes MNIEHVALWTNDLERSKIFYETYFKGKAGEKYISKRESFESYFITFDSGSRLELMKMPGISDNRETKIVTGYVHIAFSVGSREKVDYLTTVMKQDGYMVVSDPRTTGDGYYESCVLDPDGNRVEITE; translated from the coding sequence ATGAATATTGAACATGTTGCATTGTGGACCAATGATCTCGAAAGAAGCAAAATCTTCTATGAAACTTATTTCAAAGGGAAAGCAGGAGAAAAGTATATCTCAAAAAGAGAGTCTTTTGAATCTTATTTTATAACCTTTGATTCAGGTTCCAGATTAGAGTTAATGAAGATGCCGGGGATTTCTGACAACAGAGAAACAAAAATTGTAACCGGATATGTTCATATAGCTTTTTCTGTCGGCTCCCGCGAGAAGGTAGATTATCTGACAACTGTCATGAAACAGGATGGATATATGGTAGTAAGCGATCCTCGCACGACCGGGGATGGGTATTATGAGAGTTGCGTTCTGGATCCAGATGGCAATAGAGTGGAAATCACTGAATAA